A genomic stretch from uncultured Pseudodesulfovibrio sp. includes:
- the gcvT gene encoding glycine cleavage system aminomethyltransferase GcvT has protein sequence MESLATTPLTEWHRENGAKMAPFAGFDMPVQYKGIIVEHKHTRSKAGIFDICHMGEFKLSGTGAKDGLNKVVSHDLETLTPGKCRYGFLLNEAGGINDDLIIYCIADDEYMLVVNGACRKKDYDHIQANLPKSLTLIDVSDETAKIDVQGPESLDVLNTLLGSTWNHLKYFNFEETDVAGFPMIISRTGYTGELGYELYLPSANALEIWEKLVEDERVEPVGLGARDTLRLEIGYPLYGQDLDEDHTPKEAGAGFFLKKETEYIGKSGLANVKESLIALSIEGRRTARHYDEVLLPNGEKTGVITSGSFAPSLGHCIALAYVRAEDADKDEFIIKTARVELKAKKAALPFFKDGTARKKVD, from the coding sequence TTGGAATCTCTTGCCACAACACCGCTCACTGAGTGGCATCGGGAAAACGGTGCCAAAATGGCCCCGTTTGCTGGATTCGATATGCCCGTTCAATACAAGGGCATCATTGTCGAACACAAACATACCCGCAGCAAAGCTGGTATCTTTGACATCTGTCATATGGGTGAATTCAAACTATCCGGCACTGGCGCTAAAGACGGACTGAACAAAGTCGTCAGCCACGATCTGGAAACCCTGACCCCGGGCAAATGCCGCTATGGTTTCCTGCTCAATGAAGCCGGTGGTATCAATGATGATCTTATCATCTACTGCATAGCCGACGATGAATACATGCTGGTCGTTAACGGTGCATGCAGAAAAAAAGACTATGACCATATTCAGGCCAACCTGCCCAAAAGCCTGACCCTCATCGACGTCAGCGATGAAACAGCCAAAATCGACGTACAGGGTCCTGAAAGTTTGGATGTTCTCAACACACTGCTTGGATCAACTTGGAACCATTTGAAATATTTTAATTTTGAAGAAACCGATGTTGCTGGCTTCCCCATGATAATCAGCCGCACAGGGTATACCGGAGAACTTGGATATGAACTATACCTCCCGTCTGCCAATGCACTGGAAATATGGGAAAAACTCGTAGAGGATGAACGGGTTGAACCAGTTGGACTTGGTGCTCGCGACACGTTGCGTCTGGAAATCGGCTATCCGCTGTATGGACAGGATCTGGATGAAGACCATACTCCCAAAGAAGCAGGAGCCGGTTTCTTCCTCAAAAAGGAAACCGAATATATCGGCAAATCCGGCCTGGCTAATGTCAAGGAATCATTGATAGCCTTGAGTATCGAAGGCCGCCGCACAGCGAGACATTACGATGAAGTACTGCTGCCTAATGGAGAAAAGACCGGTGTCATCACCAGCGGGTCTTTTGCTCCCAGTCTTGGGCACTGCATTGCACTGGCATATGTCCGTGCAGAAGATGCTGACAAAGATGAATTCATCATCAAGACAGCCCGGGTTGAACTCAAGGCAAAAAAAGCCGCTCTCCCCTTTTTCAAGGATGGAACGGCAAGGAAAAAAGTCGACTAA
- a CDS encoding lysophospholipid acyltransferase family protein, whose amino-acid sequence MKIPIDPLRLVPFVSAISNVLGKTLRFEVHGDLKSIIEKSRQGKPYVFALWHGEFLPLISYVNRFDNRFVIMVSQSKDGEFISRLLERSGHITVRGSSSRGGVRALINAKRLMLKEKLIGAVTVDGPRGPRHKVKDGIFLLAQRTGAQIIPLRAYASQKKEFNSWDRFMLPYPFSKCRFYLGEPMDVTTEKLDKDVLKQEGARLEKRMLALGSE is encoded by the coding sequence ATGAAAATACCTATTGATCCACTGCGACTGGTTCCGTTTGTCTCTGCCATTTCCAACGTGTTAGGTAAGACGTTGCGTTTTGAAGTGCACGGTGACCTGAAGTCCATTATTGAAAAGAGTCGACAAGGGAAACCATATGTCTTCGCTTTGTGGCATGGCGAATTTTTACCTCTTATCTCTTATGTTAATCGATTTGATAATAGATTCGTCATTATGGTTAGCCAGAGTAAGGATGGAGAATTTATCTCAAGACTCCTTGAACGGAGCGGGCATATCACTGTGAGAGGGTCGAGTTCTCGTGGTGGAGTGAGAGCTTTGATCAATGCTAAGCGCCTAATGTTAAAAGAAAAATTGATAGGTGCAGTCACGGTTGATGGCCCCCGAGGACCTCGTCACAAGGTTAAAGACGGGATTTTCTTGCTTGCCCAGAGAACTGGTGCCCAAATAATCCCGCTCAGGGCGTACGCCTCGCAGAAAAAAGAGTTTAATTCATGGGATAGGTTTATGCTCCCATATCCTTTTTCAAAGTGCCGTTTTTATCTGGGTGAACCAATGGATGTGACAACGGAAAAATTGGATAAGGATGTTTTGAAGCAGGAGGGAGCACGTTTGGAAAAACGTATGCTTGCACTCGGTTCTGAATAA
- the yedF gene encoding sulfurtransferase-like selenium metabolism protein YedF — MSNISLDCQGLPCPQPVLKAKEALEKHAPEHFVVTVDNEAAKENVSRFLTVQGYAVTSDKVGPDFIVTAYKSPDNECEACTIMSEREIETLDTQKILVFIASDVIGTGDDKLGSSLMFNFLSTLKELGNDLWRIVMVNGGVKLAIEDSQCLEALQNLEKNGVSILVCGTCLEFFNLTAQKRAGDVTNMLDIVTSFQLATKTIRV; from the coding sequence ATGTCTAATATTTCACTCGATTGCCAAGGTCTGCCCTGTCCTCAACCTGTTCTGAAAGCAAAAGAAGCTTTGGAAAAACACGCCCCTGAACATTTTGTTGTCACTGTAGACAATGAAGCTGCCAAGGAAAACGTCTCCCGCTTTCTGACAGTACAAGGTTATGCTGTTACTTCCGATAAAGTCGGACCTGACTTTATTGTGACCGCTTACAAATCCCCAGACAATGAATGTGAAGCGTGTACAATCATGTCAGAGCGAGAAATTGAGACACTCGACACCCAGAAGATATTGGTTTTCATTGCTTCAGATGTCATTGGTACCGGAGATGACAAGCTTGGATCCAGCCTCATGTTCAACTTCCTAAGTACATTAAAAGAACTTGGAAATGACTTGTGGCGCATTGTCATGGTGAATGGGGGAGTGAAGCTGGCTATTGAGGACAGTCAATGTCTGGAAGCACTGCAAAACCTCGAAAAGAATGGTGTTTCAATCCTTGTTTGTGGAACCTGTCTTGAGTTTTTCAACCTGACTGCTCAGAAAAGAGCCGGAGACGTGACCAACATGCTCGATATTGTGACCAGTTTCCAGCTTGCCACAAAGACAATTCGTGTCTAA
- a CDS encoding pseudouridine synthase produces MSDEKQIRLNKFIAQCGVTSRRGADELVFSGQVTVNGTTADSPGIKVDPSRDLVSVRGKNIALPGKAGDMTLILHKPIETVTTVNDPQGRETVLDLLPPEIRTLRPFPVGRLDFFSEGLLLLTTDGDLCYRLTHPKYHLPKIYQVTVRGTVPEAAIKTMQTGMTLPEGDKLAPAKVVLKKPVAGTQQIEITLIQGINRQIRRMCDVLGLTILHLRRIQQGPVTLGNLKRGMWRELTKSELQALKKAVKLD; encoded by the coding sequence ATGTCCGATGAAAAACAAATCCGATTAAATAAATTTATCGCCCAATGCGGAGTCACTTCCCGACGCGGCGCTGATGAGCTGGTCTTCAGTGGCCAGGTAACTGTCAATGGAACGACCGCAGATTCCCCCGGGATCAAGGTTGATCCAAGCAGGGACTTAGTGTCTGTCAGAGGCAAAAACATTGCCCTGCCCGGCAAGGCCGGAGACATGACGCTCATTCTGCACAAACCTATTGAAACGGTCACAACGGTCAACGACCCACAAGGGCGAGAGACGGTTCTTGATCTTCTTCCACCAGAGATCAGGACGTTACGACCATTCCCGGTCGGACGTCTGGATTTTTTTTCAGAAGGCCTGCTGCTGTTAACCACAGATGGTGATCTTTGTTACCGCCTCACCCATCCTAAATACCATCTCCCTAAAATATATCAGGTGACGGTGCGCGGCACTGTGCCCGAAGCTGCAATCAAGACTATGCAAACAGGCATGACCCTGCCGGAAGGTGATAAACTTGCACCAGCCAAGGTGGTGCTTAAAAAACCAGTCGCGGGCACTCAACAAATTGAGATAACACTGATTCAGGGCATCAATCGTCAAATTCGCCGAATGTGTGATGTCTTGGGGCTGACTATTCTTCATCTCAGACGCATCCAGCAAGGCCCGGTGACCCTAGGCAATCTCAAGCGCGGCATGTGGCGCGAATTGACAAAGAGTGAACTCCAGGCCTTGAAAAAAGCCGTAAAGCTCGACTAA
- a CDS encoding outer membrane lipoprotein carrier protein LolA yields the protein MATEPVAPEDLPDLIQQRYETLKTFQADFVQDLTNVASGEVETREGKIWFRQPSQVRWETTKPEKELLVVGPDYAWNFIEDEELAIKYSVASLLDSKTILRFISGQANIKEDFVVKTDWQGADAVRERWGKGFTVLQLVPKEAEPGMVLAFVGVESDTGLLRQVMIVDFYGNGNELRLSNVELDVDLTPEMFTFTPPQGTQVEDNTQGF from the coding sequence ATGGCTACGGAACCCGTGGCACCTGAAGATCTGCCGGATCTGATCCAGCAGCGGTATGAAACCCTGAAGACATTTCAGGCGGACTTTGTTCAGGATTTGACAAATGTTGCAAGCGGTGAAGTGGAGACTCGCGAAGGGAAAATCTGGTTTCGCCAACCGTCACAGGTGCGGTGGGAAACGACAAAGCCGGAAAAAGAATTGCTTGTTGTCGGTCCGGATTACGCCTGGAATTTTATTGAAGATGAAGAACTCGCCATTAAATATAGCGTGGCCAGCCTGTTGGATTCCAAAACCATCTTACGGTTCATATCCGGTCAGGCCAATATCAAGGAAGATTTTGTGGTCAAGACCGACTGGCAGGGTGCCGATGCTGTTCGTGAGCGTTGGGGGAAAGGCTTCACCGTGTTGCAACTCGTTCCCAAGGAAGCTGAGCCGGGTATGGTCCTAGCCTTTGTGGGCGTGGAGTCAGACACCGGTCTGCTTCGACAGGTCATGATTGTTGATTTCTATGGCAACGGCAACGAACTCAGGCTGTCCAATGTTGAATTAGACGTTGACCTGACTCCTGAGATGTTCACCTTTACCCCCCCGCAGGGAACACAGGTGGAGGATAATACGCAGGGCTTTTAG
- a CDS encoding DNA translocase FtsK 4TM domain-containing protein — translation MVKKQKASVQHVKKSRRTEFVGLFFLFLSAFLFLSLLSFSPGDPSFNQAVTSGAAVQNVVGYAGAYCAGFLVTLFGLGALFWPIYFLYLGLTRFVSKLKLSIIRWLGVAGLFIAFEAWAMHPWFTTVPQDAYGLIGSGYFGRDIITRFTLPYLRPVGSFLLWLFVTIISLQGVLGFTWTSVWNIVLQWWGTIREGLLKRQEGRKERNESKVLAKNEKKTDKPEEDLDLQFVDLESEIPAAFRPKPKPKSNPVVKNATKKVVASGDFPSTELLTPPAARKTSQTQEVLQPLADRLKECLNDFNVQGEIQQVVPGPVVTMFEFKPAPGIKVSKIENLTDDIALALRAESVRIEAPIPGKDSVGIEIPNIDREMVFLREVLESEEFTSSKSPLTLALGKDIHGATKVADLAKMPHLLVAGATGAGKSVGINGFLLSLLYKAGPEEVKLLLVDPKRIELAPYAELPHLVHPVVTDMNLAKSALEWAVFEMDCRYKKMAQLGVRNIEGYNKKLDSLGDELPEEYKHMKPMPYLVIIIDELADLMMTAAKDVEQCIVRLAQLARAAGIHMILATQRPSVDVVTGIIKANFPTRISFFVTSKFDSRTILDGVGAERLLGKGDMLFKPSGGKLKRMHGAYVDETEIAHVVKFWKESIPQEFELDFSDWKQKSDDGGGSGPAGQSDDPVYDEAVQFVLSQGKASISLLQRRFRIGFNRAARFIEQMESEGILGPQEGSKPRKVITSD, via the coding sequence ATGGTTAAAAAACAGAAAGCATCGGTACAACACGTCAAAAAAAGTCGCCGCACAGAATTTGTCGGGCTGTTCTTTCTTTTTTTGTCAGCGTTCCTGTTTCTGAGCCTCCTGTCATTCAGCCCTGGAGATCCTAGTTTCAACCAGGCTGTTACTTCAGGCGCGGCAGTACAGAATGTTGTTGGGTATGCCGGGGCGTATTGTGCCGGATTTCTTGTTACTTTATTTGGTCTTGGTGCATTGTTTTGGCCGATCTATTTTCTGTATCTCGGTTTGACCAGATTCGTGTCCAAGTTGAAACTTTCCATCATCCGTTGGCTGGGTGTTGCCGGATTATTCATCGCCTTCGAAGCATGGGCCATGCATCCTTGGTTCACCACAGTTCCACAGGATGCGTATGGTCTCATCGGGAGTGGGTATTTTGGTCGTGATATTATCACTCGATTTACCTTGCCGTATTTGCGGCCTGTCGGTTCATTCCTTTTATGGCTTTTCGTGACCATCATTTCCTTACAGGGAGTCCTTGGTTTCACGTGGACTTCTGTGTGGAACATTGTGCTGCAATGGTGGGGCACCATTCGCGAAGGATTGCTCAAACGACAGGAAGGTCGCAAAGAACGCAATGAGTCTAAGGTGTTGGCGAAAAATGAAAAGAAGACTGATAAACCAGAAGAAGATCTGGATTTACAGTTTGTTGACCTTGAGTCGGAAATTCCGGCAGCTTTTAGACCAAAGCCCAAGCCAAAATCCAATCCGGTTGTCAAAAATGCGACTAAAAAGGTCGTTGCCAGTGGAGATTTTCCAAGCACGGAACTGTTGACGCCACCTGCTGCTCGGAAGACGAGCCAAACGCAAGAAGTGTTGCAGCCGTTGGCAGATAGGCTGAAGGAATGCCTGAATGATTTTAATGTGCAGGGCGAAATTCAACAGGTTGTTCCCGGCCCGGTCGTGACCATGTTTGAGTTCAAGCCAGCGCCGGGTATTAAGGTCAGTAAAATCGAAAATCTGACTGATGATATTGCACTGGCTTTACGAGCCGAATCAGTTCGTATTGAAGCTCCCATTCCGGGTAAGGATAGTGTGGGTATTGAGATTCCCAACATTGATCGTGAAATGGTGTTTCTGCGAGAAGTACTTGAATCTGAAGAGTTTACCAGTTCAAAATCTCCATTGACACTCGCCCTTGGTAAAGACATTCATGGTGCGACAAAAGTGGCGGACTTGGCTAAAATGCCACACCTTCTTGTGGCCGGTGCCACAGGGGCAGGCAAGTCTGTTGGCATCAATGGGTTTTTGTTGAGTCTTTTATACAAGGCCGGTCCTGAAGAAGTTAAACTCTTACTGGTTGATCCCAAGCGTATTGAGTTGGCACCATATGCCGAACTGCCACATTTGGTGCACCCGGTTGTTACGGATATGAATCTTGCCAAGAGTGCGTTGGAATGGGCTGTGTTCGAGATGGATTGCCGATACAAGAAAATGGCTCAACTTGGTGTGCGTAACATTGAGGGATATAATAAAAAACTGGACTCCTTGGGCGATGAGCTTCCAGAAGAATACAAGCATATGAAACCTATGCCGTATTTGGTTATTATCATTGATGAGTTGGCAGATCTGATGATGACGGCTGCCAAGGACGTGGAACAGTGTATTGTCCGACTGGCACAGTTGGCCCGTGCTGCCGGCATTCATATGATTCTGGCGACCCAGCGTCCCAGTGTGGACGTTGTTACTGGTATCATCAAGGCAAACTTCCCCACGCGTATATCCTTTTTTGTGACCTCGAAGTTTGATTCCCGGACCATTCTGGACGGAGTGGGGGCAGAGCGATTGCTTGGCAAGGGGGATATGCTCTTTAAGCCCAGTGGTGGCAAGCTCAAGCGCATGCACGGAGCGTACGTTGATGAGACGGAAATTGCGCATGTCGTCAAATTCTGGAAGGAATCCATACCGCAGGAATTTGAACTTGATTTTTCCGATTGGAAGCAGAAATCAGATGATGGCGGTGGTTCCGGCCCGGCTGGACAGTCTGATGATCCTGTTTATGACGAGGCGGTACAGTTTGTGCTGTCTCAGGGGAAAGCCTCTATTTCCTTGTTGCAACGACGCTTCAGAATCGGTTTTAACCGTGCTGCTCGTTTCATAGAACAAATGGAATCTGAAGGTATTCTCGGTCCGCAGGAAGGAAGCAAGCCTCGCAAGGTTATCACGTCTGATTAA
- the efp gene encoding elongation factor P, whose product MISTKDFRTGLKIEIDGKPFEIVEFQHFKPGKGGAMMRTKLRHLKTGQVLDKTFRSGEKVKKPDMVVVGMQFIYKEGTDYVFMDLETYEQMNVPDENVGEKGGFIKEGDTVKVLLYNGELIGVDLPANVSLIVAQTDPGVQGDRVSNATKPATLETGLKINVPLFINEGDMIKVDTRSSEYLGRE is encoded by the coding sequence ATGATTTCAACCAAAGATTTCAGGACCGGCCTGAAGATTGAAATAGACGGAAAACCTTTCGAAATTGTTGAGTTTCAGCATTTCAAGCCCGGTAAGGGTGGTGCCATGATGCGTACCAAACTCCGCCATTTGAAGACTGGCCAGGTGTTGGACAAGACCTTCCGTTCCGGCGAGAAAGTTAAAAAGCCGGACATGGTCGTCGTTGGCATGCAGTTCATATATAAAGAAGGAACTGATTATGTGTTCATGGACCTTGAAACCTATGAACAGATGAATGTTCCAGATGAAAACGTCGGTGAAAAGGGCGGTTTTATCAAGGAAGGCGACACCGTAAAGGTTCTATTGTATAATGGCGAGTTGATTGGTGTCGACCTGCCTGCAAACGTTAGCCTGATTGTTGCCCAGACCGATCCGGGCGTACAGGGCGATCGAGTCAGTAATGCAACTAAGCCTGCTACTCTTGAAACCGGCCTCAAGATCAACGTACCGCTTTTCATAAACGAAGGTGACATGATCAAGGTTGATACCCGCAGTTCAGAATATCTGGGACGCGAATAA
- a CDS encoding type II 3-dehydroquinate dehydratase, which produces MAKLNILILNGPNLGHIGKRQPEIYGSQTMDDMPVLLEKTMGKAAEDIVLTNFQSNSEGDLIDRLEQAREEGVDGVVFNAGAYTHTSLAIADCLAWIDVPCVEVHISNIWARTDQPLRQQSLMGGQCVGVIAGFGILGYALGVQALYERLNR; this is translated from the coding sequence ATGGCCAAACTCAATATATTGATACTGAACGGCCCCAATCTTGGGCATATCGGCAAGCGGCAGCCGGAAATTTATGGTTCTCAAACCATGGACGACATGCCTGTATTGTTGGAAAAAACCATGGGCAAGGCTGCTGAGGACATTGTTCTCACAAATTTTCAGTCCAATTCCGAAGGTGATCTTATTGATCGTCTGGAACAGGCCAGAGAAGAGGGTGTTGACGGCGTGGTGTTCAACGCAGGGGCATATACTCACACAAGTCTTGCCATTGCCGACTGTCTTGCCTGGATTGATGTCCCGTGCGTGGAAGTTCATATTAGCAACATTTGGGCGCGTACTGATCAACCTCTCAGACAGCAGTCTTTGATGGGGGGGCAGTGTGTAGGTGTTATTGCCGGATTCGGCATTCTGGGGTATGCCCTTGGTGTTCAGGCGTTGTACGAGCGTCTGAATCGGTAA
- the yihA gene encoding ribosome biogenesis GTP-binding protein YihA/YsxC, with translation MNRTIELVQTIYEIKQLENFDEAQIALAGRSNVGKSSLVNRLAGRKQLAKISSKPGKTRSLNYYKVNPDGYFLVDLPGYGYAKCSKTERAKWAKLIEAYMTNNQQLKAVAVLLDSRLTPQKIDMELTSYLKSLGIPIIPVLTKADKPKQRELAKLQKQWKDILQQKNDPLLFSSKTGKGEDRLWDVLGEYAKL, from the coding sequence ATGAACCGAACAATTGAATTAGTCCAAACAATATACGAAATCAAGCAGCTTGAGAACTTCGACGAGGCTCAAATAGCTTTGGCGGGACGCTCCAACGTTGGAAAATCCTCACTGGTCAACCGTCTGGCGGGACGCAAGCAGTTGGCGAAGATCAGTTCAAAACCGGGAAAAACCCGGAGTCTCAACTACTACAAAGTCAATCCTGACGGCTACTTCCTTGTTGATTTGCCAGGCTATGGCTATGCCAAATGCTCCAAGACTGAACGCGCCAAATGGGCCAAGCTCATCGAGGCGTACATGACCAACAATCAGCAGCTCAAGGCAGTCGCAGTTCTGTTGGATTCACGCCTCACACCACAAAAAATCGACATGGAACTGACTTCCTACCTGAAAAGCCTGGGCATTCCGATCATTCCCGTACTGACAAAAGCTGACAAGCCTAAACAACGGGAATTGGCAAAACTGCAAAAACAATGGAAAGATATCCTTCAACAGAAGAATGATCCCCTGTTGTTCTCCAGCAAAACAGGCAAAGGCGAAGACAGACTCTGGGATGTTCTGGGCGAATACGCAAAATTGTAA
- a CDS encoding LptF/LptG family permease — MRNIFGVGVLSRYLIRQNLYLMAVCLAVGTGIYLLSDIFDRLDDFFQAGLGAETILFYFVVKIPLIVSQLMPAIFLLAMVIQLGVLTRSREMLALRAGGVSFAWFIRFFIIYAMIWSVGQLFFSQFLGVFGEYEANRIWKEDVRKKQLDELTINKLWFRDGPFIVLAEKAHPAKSMASGITVYEFTTDSQDLIRILTAKKALIDDHGWGLLDVHELDTRTFIGVNRLSQFLSVRQNLKAYAAVELKGDKAQLPLLELSKAIEKLEESGSNVEILRTVWHGKLSYAFSIVVMALFALTLMTFSENIYANIGFALILVFVQYGMHVVGATAGEKGVLPPIMAAWLGNAIMGSLASLRLTWVALPGFQAMVRVWVGGLRLSRS; from the coding sequence ATGAGGAATATCTTCGGCGTAGGTGTCCTCAGTCGATACCTCATTCGACAGAATCTCTATCTGATGGCTGTCTGTCTGGCTGTTGGAACAGGTATCTATCTCCTGTCTGACATCTTTGACCGTTTGGATGATTTTTTCCAGGCTGGGTTGGGTGCCGAGACTATCCTTTTTTATTTCGTGGTCAAAATTCCGCTTATCGTATCTCAGTTGATGCCGGCAATCTTTTTACTCGCCATGGTTATACAACTCGGCGTGTTGACGCGGTCACGAGAGATGCTTGCTTTACGAGCCGGTGGGGTTTCGTTTGCCTGGTTTATCCGTTTCTTTATCATTTATGCAATGATCTGGAGCGTTGGGCAGTTGTTTTTTTCCCAGTTCCTTGGCGTGTTTGGAGAGTATGAGGCCAACAGAATATGGAAAGAGGATGTCCGAAAGAAACAATTGGATGAGCTGACTATCAACAAGTTGTGGTTTCGTGATGGTCCATTCATTGTTCTTGCGGAAAAAGCGCATCCAGCCAAAAGCATGGCAAGTGGTATCACGGTGTATGAATTTACCACGGACAGCCAAGATCTGATCAGAATTCTGACTGCCAAGAAAGCGCTCATCGACGACCATGGGTGGGGATTGCTGGATGTGCATGAACTCGACACCCGAACTTTTATCGGGGTCAATCGATTGTCACAATTCCTTTCTGTCAGACAGAATCTCAAGGCATATGCGGCTGTGGAACTCAAGGGTGACAAAGCGCAGCTTCCGTTGTTAGAACTCTCAAAAGCTATTGAAAAACTAGAAGAATCTGGTTCGAATGTGGAGATATTGCGGACAGTTTGGCATGGCAAACTCTCTTATGCTTTCTCCATCGTAGTCATGGCGTTATTTGCTTTGACGCTTATGACGTTCTCCGAGAATATTTATGCCAACATTGGTTTTGCGCTTATTCTTGTCTTTGTCCAATACGGAATGCACGTTGTGGGTGCTACAGCTGGAGAGAAGGGTGTTCTACCACCCATTATGGCGGCCTGGCTTGGCAACGCCATAATGGGGTCCCTGGCATCTTTGCGGCTGACCTGGGTAGCTTTGCCGGGGTTTCAGGCGATGGTCAGGGTGTGGGTTGGTGGTCTTCGGCTGAGCCGTAGTTAA
- the lptF gene encoding LPS export ABC transporter permease LptF: MQILQRQIFRELLKLFGLTVSCLLGLILVGRMLQLRSLFLSQDIGFFNILQLFFYLTPFFLLLITPIATMLSVFLTFLRMSTDNELTALKASGVSLYRMLPAPLFFCTLCTLFTLFISFWGLAWGMDMFKTKLYQFARTHSKFALQPGVFNKEFPGITFYAHQVDNEKGELKFAFVRDESIKGTSVVVVAPEAQIDSTPATAEIRITFKNGNIFRQSGDELNILKFGTYSIRLDLGKLLMGFNFSEDKAKDMPLSRLSAIRHDHNEAPGREARFYRKVDTEFFKRITLPVGCIILGMFAIPIASAFRGLKQQYGLLLSMGLFLVYYTMFSVGVSMGESGAIPPEYGLWAPNFVYVFVALIGMRYANKERTPAFIHWLTSLQFNKRASA, encoded by the coding sequence GTGCAAATTCTTCAACGACAAATTTTCCGTGAACTGCTCAAGCTGTTTGGCCTGACTGTTTCCTGCCTGCTGGGTCTTATTCTGGTCGGTAGGATGTTGCAGCTTCGTTCCTTGTTTCTTTCTCAGGACATTGGTTTTTTTAATATATTACAGCTTTTCTTTTACTTAACCCCATTCTTTTTGCTGCTTATTACGCCTATTGCGACAATGTTGAGCGTCTTTTTGACGTTCTTGCGCATGAGTACGGATAACGAATTGACTGCGCTCAAGGCGAGTGGGGTCAGTTTATACAGGATGCTGCCAGCGCCTTTGTTTTTTTGTACCTTATGTACGCTGTTCACTTTGTTCATTTCATTCTGGGGGCTTGCCTGGGGAATGGACATGTTCAAAACCAAACTCTACCAATTTGCCCGGACACATTCAAAATTCGCACTACAGCCTGGCGTGTTCAACAAGGAATTTCCGGGCATTACGTTTTATGCTCATCAGGTGGACAACGAGAAGGGCGAACTGAAGTTTGCTTTTGTTCGTGATGAATCCATCAAGGGGACTTCTGTCGTCGTCGTGGCTCCCGAAGCTCAGATTGATTCTACGCCTGCGACGGCTGAAATTCGAATTACCTTCAAAAATGGAAATATTTTTCGACAGAGTGGAGATGAGCTGAACATCCTTAAATTCGGTACATACTCTATCAGGCTCGATCTGGGCAAATTGCTGATGGGATTCAACTTCAGTGAAGACAAAGCCAAGGACATGCCGTTGTCTCGTCTGAGCGCCATACGTCATGACCATAACGAGGCTCCAGGGCGCGAGGCTCGGTTTTATCGCAAAGTGGACACCGAGTTTTTTAAGCGTATTACATTACCAGTCGGCTGTATCATACTTGGCATGTTCGCCATTCCCATTGCTTCAGCCTTTCGCGGCCTGAAACAGCAGTACGGACTGCTGTTGTCCATGGGGCTGTTCCTTGTGTATTATACAATGTTTTCTGTTGGTGTCAGTATGGGAGAATCTGGTGCGATTCCTCCTGAATATGGCCTATGGGCACCAAACTTTGTATATGTTTTCGTGGCACTCATAGGCATGCGTTACGCCAACAAAGAGCGAACCCCCGCCTTCATTCATTGGCTTACATCCTTGCAATTCAATAAGAGGGCGAGCGCATGA